A stretch of DNA from Thiothrix subterranea:
ATAACGTTAAGTCTGACTGGTTAATAGCATAATCAGACTTAACAAGCGGTGCTGTTCAGGTAGCAGAGTGTTGCTGTAACGCCTCTTTGAAATGTGCGGCTAACTGTTTCCAATCCGCATATTGCCTGACTTGCTGGTAAGCTGAATTAACAACGTGCGAGTAACTGGCGAGTTGCTGTGGGGCGATAGTGTTTAAAAATGCCGGTATTTCATCCAGTTCTTGCGCAATGTAGTCACGTCCTGCCATAAAAATGCCACCTCGCGCCCCAAAACGGGTGGATACAATCAACTGCCCGCTGGCGGCAGCTTCGAGAATTTTTAAATTAGACCCTGAACCAGCCATCATCGGGTTCAGGGAAATGTCACAGGTGTGCAACAACTTCAGTTTATCAGCATCGCTGACTACCCCTAATAAGGTGAGGTTGGTGGGTATTGCAGTGTGTATTTCTGTCGCTATGGCACGGCAGACACTGCCAGCGATGATGAAATTCAAGTGATTGCATTGCGTGGCAATATCGATAATGGCCTTAAGTGCATGAATATTGGGCAGATGTAAACTTCCCATAAACAGTACCTTAAGGCGATTATCCTTTCTATCAGTTAAGCGTTGTTGAGTCGACACGAACGGAATGCTATCAATATCCACGCCATTGGCAACAATAGCGCCTTGTTTAGCAGCGCCATAATAGTGTTGTAATCTATCCATATCCGCTGTGGTGCAACTGATGACGCAGCTTGATTCTTGTACACAAGCACGTTCTGCTTGCTCCACGGCGGTTAAAGCATCGTGATAACGGTGTACGTCGCCTTGAGATGCCAGCATCTCTTGTTTTAGGTCAAATTCCATATTATGGGCATCGTAGCAAAATGCCCCAGCATAAGCCGAACATAATGCCGAGTAACCGTAAGGGTGTGATAATACTACCCAATCAGCATTAGCCGTTTCTGTCTTGATCGTGTTTACCCATTCCGGTAGGGCATTAGGGTAAAGCAGTGCAGCAATATCACCCGCTGAGATCCCCAGTTTTTGGGACAACAAGTGTTCACATTGCTCATAGTCAAGGGATTTGGCAAGACGAATTTCCTGCATTCCCGGTGCAATGGTTACTGACTCGGTGGCGTGGCTGGCAGGCACTAACGTCACTAATACCACATTCCAGACACGCGCCAGCCACCGATACAGGTGGTAAATACGCAATTGCCCACCACTGACTGGGGGATAAACCGAAAAAGTATTGATGACTACCAGTTTTTTACGTAAGCCAA
This window harbors:
- a CDS encoding glycosyltransferase family 4 protein, yielding MKIAVVAPSSVPFVRGGAENLWWGLVDSLNKRADVSAELIKIPSPERNLDEIIHSYIDFARLDLLHFDQVISTKYPAWMISHPNHVIYMQHKLRGLYDTYPQHLSTAIPDKRQFPRELHALHDFLLKPPANRDYLPEIIQALLTFLAWKQRLPADWYAFPGAISRSIVHLLDTVGQSSPGVKRHCAISHTVANRVGYFPANSVVEVFYHPTSLSGLYTGSQRYFFTASRLDKPKRIDLIIRAWLAAGVANPLYIAGNGPCEAAWRDLAQGNPGIVFLGYVTDEQLARYYADALAVIFVPEQEDYGLITLEAMLAGKPVITTSDAGGVTELIKHAETGWVVAPDVTSLAQALTTCANTPALAARYGAVAKQWADKVSWNELHQFLVVGLRKKLVVINTFSVYPPVSGGQLRIYHLYRWLARVWNVVLVTLVPASHATESVTIAPGMQEIRLAKSLDYEQCEHLLSQKLGISAGDIAALLYPNALPEWVNTIKTETANADWVVLSHPYGYSALCSAYAGAFCYDAHNMEFDLKQEMLASQGDVHRYHDALTAVEQAERACVQESSCVISCTTADMDRLQHYYGAAKQGAIVANGVDIDSIPFVSTQQRLTDRKDNRLKVLFMGSLHLPNIHALKAIIDIATQCNHLNFIIAGSVCRAIATEIHTAIPTNLTLLGVVSDADKLKLLHTCDISLNPMMAGSGSNLKILEAAASGQLIVSTRFGARGGIFMAGRDYIAQELDEIPAFLNTIAPQQLASYSHVVNSAYQQVRQYADWKQLAAHFKEALQQHSAT